Part of the Kamptonema formosum PCC 6407 genome, CTGCGTAATCAAACAGTTTTTACCAATAGAAAACCACGTTAGAGGAAATAATTCCCAGAAAGCATCAGAACTATTTGAACAAGAATCAAAACGCCTTGATGAATTAGGAAAACATTCTCAAATTCCAGAACTCCTCGCCTATACTACTCAAAACAATCGCCAGTATTTAGTACAGGAATTTATCGACGGCTATAACTTAGCTCAAGTTATACAAATGCAAGGAACATTCAACGAGACTCAGATTCGCGACTTACTAAATAGTTTAGTACCTCTACTTCAGTTTATCCATAGCCATAATGTTATTCATCGAGATATTAAGCCAGAAAATATTATTTGTCGCCAAAATGGAGAATTAGTTTTAGTCGATTTTGGTGCAGCTAAATTTGCCACAGGTACAGCCTTATTGAAAACAGGAACAAGTATTGGCAGCCCCGAATATATTGCCCCCGAACAAGCAAGAGGTAAGACCGTTTTTGCTAGTGATTTATATAGTTTAGGAGTAACTTGTATTTATTTGTTAACTCAAGTTTCTCCGTTCGATCTTTTCGATCCTGGTGAAAATAGCTGGATTTGGCGACAATATTTAGTAAACAATGAAATCAACGACGAGCTAGGGCAAATTCTCGATAAAATGATTGAAAATGCTACTAATCGCCGTTATCAATCCGCCACTGAAGTATTAAAAGACTTAAATCCTCAAGCCGCATTCAAGTTAGAAACTCCACAAGTCATTATTAATTCGCAAGTAATTTACAAACAAATTACAGAAGATAAAATGATTGCTGAATCTCAGCCTAAAATACAGAATTGGAAATGCACTAACACCCTCATCGGTCATAAAAACTTAGTTTATTCTGTGGCTTTTAGCCCTGATGAAGATATTATCGCTAGTGGTAGCGATGACAAGACAATCAAACTTTGGCAATTAAAAGATGGGCAGGAAATCTGCACTCTTCATGGACACAATAACTCAGTTTACTGTGTGGCTTTTAGTCCTGATGGAA contains:
- a CDS encoding serine/threonine-protein kinase — encoded protein: MSYCLNPDCQKPQNPTKVKLCQTCRSKLLLKDRYRALKPIGQGGFGRTFLAIDEDKPSKPRCVIKQFLPIENHVRGNNSQKASELFEQESKRLDELGKHSQIPELLAYTTQNNRQYLVQEFIDGYNLAQVIQMQGTFNETQIRDLLNSLVPLLQFIHSHNVIHRDIKPENIICRQNGELVLVDFGAAKFATGTALLKTGTSIGSPEYIAPEQARGKTVFASDLYSLGVTCIYLLTQVSPFDLFDPGENSWIWRQYLVNNEINDELGQILDKMIENATNRRYQSATEVLKDLNPQAAFKLETPQVIINSQVIYKQITEDKMIAESQPKIQNWKCTNTLIGHKNLVYSVAFSPDEDIIASGSDDKTIKLWQLKDGQEICTLHGHNNSVYCVAFSPDGKNIASSSHDKTIRLWQVNNGQEIRRFLGHTNAVYSVAFSLDGELIASSSWDRSVKIWRVKDGQEIRTLMGHTNLVYSVAFSPDGQLIASSSWDKTIKVWQVKDGKLISTITIHKDCVRCVAFSPNGEFFASGSHDNTIKLWWVKDWQEVLTIGGHSWYIDSIAFNPDGEFLASSSNQVIKIWRVKDGQEVCNLTGHANSVYSVAFSPDGEYLASGSSDKTIKLWQCD